Proteins encoded in a region of the Augochlora pura isolate Apur16 chromosome 4, APUR_v2.2.1, whole genome shotgun sequence genome:
- the Ash1 gene encoding histone-lysine N-methyltransferase ash1 isoform X1: MSGDSGWSAVIHHPLELELQNWNWEENDGEQERELPSTVDMDAIKGGGSWDPTTEPNGTHSVDSEEDSDSEDESSGGTEGSCSYSDTNSDSDDESSGDEEGEDTGSNSDCTSERSEQTFSIQETNFESGALKLKITMKGPKKEDVEKARCDKTRRSLTKKLKTNCETKSSECSSDDSDSSEGRLPSPNNSQQQQQPQQQQQQQQPQQQEQQPQQQQHPPLQEINQEDLAAILPDQEHEDAPFDGFEDSESGRLVSKAIERMSLGADSDTSENGDQNPVPVYSSTLLQQFVEKTALLSEPRKRRSKANKKLNDPEYPCASNVSPDSGIQSVDNSPLHLAISPVSPPVPTQSPIQTVVPKPAVNVDRVLYPPKRKPGRPAKTVSTQPRGPGRPRLKPEIVEKIEKIEKTEKVEKNEKKETTPQQKIPKEEPSKKGKSKSTQHKTNVSREQKEEESSESAKKLKDKPVCQKKRNCNVSKQFSQGRISGKRNNASSPTRVKCLSRTVTSKYGKDASQCDGRMCKKLRKDKPGTSNRAAISLRRQKQSSCDRIAADRKPVNSGRRSLKENRNNSGPSSKRQNLLKKNVAPVTRRVLKENKNSKRTSTTFETNGVGVQTLISLPVGQVLKSEKVERPSNKCDKATQPIHNHCHKHHHHHHKHRRRLPLNPPKTPIRIDPCIIQELEKLIEEFARSCSLGRNNTSVGYSELPQIFRVKKLTKKRKGDIASSDDQKLKRRSKKEKIPAGADSKSGVNATANSNPNEQRLPLKKRHYHVSSPHSSQSSNASSSDPTANESNCTESHIEEAIEAAITRYGGGSSTSSSQEDAVPVTPKKRHRDAESSSPDKSATVSSESLEEKPLSQAEIQPRRKKKIVKDLRVTVTKLPVESSHSDRVEKSDRVDGKVEKADKNVGELKKSHAADKHCGKNEKTISDKSIKSDRSQVAEKVEKHEQSLSDHVRLEKNIKTDATEFNATENYEDSEAAGESKPPRDNIAPNLPNPLNSTAAAALVLTKKKMRRRKAINRTGFPTLKKKKKKKRSLSASETSNGTATKAALTSDDNADLDLDLDGGRSSSKEGLEDAIEESKPTVLSADIREISSGGNLDKRTTDGNVGQAVKFALEVSDSTKREGSFRACAAELTESRAGQLRVRKDLVEVDSDENAAQKFCPVKFEKIQDLRTYDENAPLEESLERYEAAQQQQCAAEALEENSKHPPERTVTQANIKTEHSVPLNGNQKKRRGSASPCTLAPRNVKRLRSSGYDTENDNSSNNNVLETGKHSNATHTRKKQSRWKKRYLQGGVLQDFSKDCESKTRSGASGTVETSGKNKMVSETNDAASAVLLSASYQCGKFLRQRKMSFQLRYDLWWLHAQSRLPGRESVPSWNYKKIRMNVYYDVKPTTLYEAQACECKPESGCGDDCINRMVLSECSPQLCPCGDKCENQKIQKHEWAPGLQKFMTEDKGWGVRTQQAIKSGVFILEYVGEVVSEREFKSRMATRYANDTHHYCLHLDGGLVIDGHRMGGDGRFVNHSCEPNCEMQKWSVHGHPRMALFASRDIKPGEELTYDYNFALFNPSEGQECRCGSSACRGVIGGKSQRVPKTVVPLPSQLEPTERRSVGRPRKNVRKSNTVQSVNSKGICKSRKVGDSSLFHAPALKPMSHQQRCFAQQHHCFLLRNLEKVRRVKSLVNQVQMQNGKAKFGNTGTFKEKSPGDAKIQSDAFFSQLTALTNTNTRTVRTRRLAQAQDDPEVHKTAKLAKVLKDLYSVVATANDENGQLLCSPFITLPSKRKLPDYYEKISDPIDLTTIDQCIGTGHYKTAEHFDHDMIKLFDNNVRFFGRTSELGIAAARLRKLYLGSKPDFVNAITEAIGCPPSQGFLPPRGSTAGEEDVIRCICGLHRDEGLMIQCERCLVWQHCDCVKADTSIDSYLCERCQPRPVDLEIPLEGDEEEEGKKHYVTLMRGDLQLRQGDTVYVLRDTPEKHTYKTIQKPDYEQMDIFRIERLWKNTVGERFVFGHHYLRPHETYHEPTRKFYENEVVCAPLYEAVPCDLVAERCWVLDPHTYCKGRPVGSTPEHTYVCEYRVDRAARLFTKVARARHQVCTKPYAFETFPQRIKHYRTYLPHSLEGIQVGNKMNKDKKKMSNQDLDSNQKSESSDSSKTHGKDQQKSSTSKGRRRSNEILSIHTPATSYAQVNILLFSSFFFTTTHINSCLQREEQRRRLNNILIGLLQKMPNKKDPLDLSFLLERNRRNRKRPGGLNP; this comes from the exons ATGTCCGGTGATTCAGGATGGAGCGCTGTCATTCACCATCCTTTGGAGTTAGAACTACAGAACTGGAACTGGGAAGAAAACGATGGGGAGCAGGAAAGAGAACTTCCTTCGACTGTTGATATGGATGCCATAAAAGGTGGAGGTAGCTGGGATCCAACCACTGAACCTAATG GAACACATTCTGTCGATTCCGAAGAAGATTCAGATTCCGAGGACGAAAGTTCTGGTGGCACAGAAGGCAGTTGCTCTTATTCGGACACGAATTCAGACTCAGACGACGAGAGCAGTGGCGACGAAGAAGGGGAAGATACAGGTTCAAATTCGGATTGCACGTCTGAGCGCAGTGAACAAACGTTCTCTATTCAAGAAACCAATTTTGAATCG GGTGCGCTTAAATTAAAGATCACTATGAAAGGACCGAAAAAAGAGGATGTGGAAAAAGCACGCTGCGATAAGACCAGAAGAAGCTTAACGAAGAAACTTAAAACTAATTGTGAGACGAAG TCATCGGAATGCAGTAGTGATGACTCGGACTCGTCGGAAGGTCGCCTGCCTTCGCCCAATAATtcgcaacagcaacagcagccacaacaacagcaacaacaacagcaaccaCAGCAGCAGGAGCAACAACCACAACAGCAACAGCATCCTCCTCTTCAGGAGATAAATCAAGAGGACCTAGCGGCCATCCTACCTGATCAAGAGCACGAGGACGCTCCGTTCGACGGATTCGAGGACTCGGAAAGCGGTCGGCTGGTATCGAAAGCTATAGAACGAATGTCGCTCGGGGCTGACTCGGATACGAGTGAGAACGGCGATCAGAATCCTGTACCTGTGTATAGTTCAACTTTATTGCAGCAGTTCGTCGAGAAAACGGCTCTGTTGTCGGAACCACGGAAGAGACGGAGCAAAGCGAACAAAAAGCTCAATGATCCCGAGTATCCTTGCGCTTCGAACGTGTCCCCGGATTCGGGGATTCAATCAGTGGATAACAGTCCGCTGCATCTGGCAATCAGTCCCGTGAGTCCACCAGTTCCGACGCAGTCGCCGATTCAGACCGTAGTTCCAAAACCGGCGGTGAACGTGGATCGAGTCCTGTATCCGCCTAAACGGAAACCCGGCAGACCAGCGAAAACAGTGTCGACGCAACCACGTGGACCTGGCAGGCCGAGGCTGAAGCCAGAAATAGTGGAAAAGATCGAGAAGATAGAGAAGACCGAGAAAGTGGAGAAAAACGAGAAGAAGGAGACAACCCCACAGCAAAAGATCCCGAAGGAGGAACCTAGTAAAAAGGGGAAATCAAAGTCAACACAGCATAAGACCAATGTGTCCCGAGaacaaaaggaagaagaaagcAGTGAATCggcgaaaaaattaaaagacaagCCAGTTTGTCAAAAGAAACGAAACTGTAACGTTTCAAAACAATTCTCGCAGGGGAGGATAAGCGGAAAGAGGAACAACGCAAGTTCTCCCACGCGCGTTAAGTGCCTAAGTAGAACTGTAACGAGTAAATACGGAAAGGATGCAAGTCAATGCGATGGTAGGATGTGCAAGAAGTTAAGGAAAGATAAGCCGGGTACAAGTAACAGGGCTGCGATATCATTGCGTCGGCAGAAACAGTCTTCTTGCGACAGAATCGCGGCTGATAGGAAGCCGGTCAACTCCGGTAGAAGGAGTCTCAAGGAGAACAGAAACAACTCCGGCCCGTCATCAAAGAGGCAAAATCTATTGAAAAAGAACGTTGCGCCGGTGACACGACGAGTCTTAAAGGAGAACAAAAATAGCAAAAGAACGTCGACCACGTTTGAAACGAACGGAGTCGGAGTCCAGACTCTGATTTCGCTACCGGTCGGTCAAGTGCTCAAATCGGAAAAGGTCGAGCGCCCAAGCAACAAGTGCGATAAGGCCACACAACCCATACACAACCATTGTCATAagcatcatcatcatcatcacaAGCACCGACGACGGTTGCCGTTGAACCCTCCAAAAACTCCAATCCGCATTGATCCATGCATCATTCAAGAGTTGGAAAAACTGATCGAGGAATTCGCCAGGTCGTGTAGTTTGGGCCGGAACAACACGAGTGTCGGTTACTCTGAACTACCGCAGATCTTTCGCGTGAAGAAGCTAactaaaaagagaaaaggtgATATCGCTTCTAGCGACGACCAGAAATTGAAAAGACGctcgaaaaaggaaaagataCCGGCAGGGGCTGACTCGAAGAGTGGCGTGAATGCGACTGCAAACTCGAATCCTAATGAACAGAGGCTGCCCTTAAAGAAGAGGCACTATCATGTTTCTAGCCCTCACAGCTCTCAGAGCTCGAACGCAAGCTCCAGCGACCCAACTGCCAATGAGAGCAACTGCACTGAGAGTCACATAGAGGAGGCCATCGAGGCTGCAATCACCAGATACGGGGGTGGAAGTTCCACTTCGTCTTCTCAAGAGGATGCTGTGCCAGTCACCCCGAAGAAGAGACACAGGGACGCAGAGAGCTCAAGCCCTGACAAATCGGCGACAGTTTCTTCAGAATCCCTAGAAGAAAAACCGCTCAGTCAAGCGGAAATACAGCcgcgacgaaagaaaaagattgtCAAGGACCTTAGGGTCACGGTGACAAAGCTCCCTGTTGAAAGTAGTCACTCTGACAGAGTCGAAAAGTCGGATAGGGTAGACGGGAAGGTCGAGAAGGCAGACAAAAATGTCGGTGAGTTGAAAAAGAGTCACGCTGCTGATAAACACTGCGGTAAGAATGAGAAAACAATTAGCGATAAATCGATTAAGTCTGACCGAAGTCAAGTGGCAGAGAAGGTGGAGAAACACGAACAATCCCTATCCGATCACGTTCGCCTGGAGAAGAATATCAAGACAGATGCCACAGAGTTCAATGCAACCGAGAACTACGAGGACAGCGAGGCCGCTGGCGAGAGCAAACCGCCGCGAGACAACATTGCTCCGAACCTACCGAATCCCTTAAACTCTACAGCCGCTGCTGCACTGGTGCTCACCAAGAAGAAAATGAGGCGGCGCAAGGCGATCAACCGCACCGGTTTTCCGAcattgaagaagaaaaagaaaaagaaaagatcgTTGAGCGCGAGCGAGACATCGAATGGTACAGCGACAAAAGCTGCTCTAACCAGCGACGACAATGCAGATTTGGACCTAGATCTAGATGGCGGCCGAAGCTCGTCTAAGGAAGGACTCGAAGATGCTATTGAAGAGAGCAAACCGACCGTGTTGAGTGCCGATATTCGAGAAATTTCGTCCGGGGGAAACCTGGACAAGCGCACCACGGACGGGAATGTTGGGCAAGCAGTCAAATTTGCTTTGGAAGTCTCTGATTCGACAAAGCGGGAGGGATCGTTCCGGGCTTGCGCAGCTGAGCTTACGGAGTCTCGAGCTGGTCAACTGAGGGTTAGGAAAGACTTGGTGGAGGTAGATAGCGACGAGAATGCTGCGCAGAAGTTCTGCCCCGTAAAGTTCGAGAAGATTCAGGATCTGAGGACGTACGACGAGAACGCGCCCTTGGAGGAGTCTTTGGAAAGATACGAGGCAGCTCAGCAACAACAATGCGCCGCTGAGGCCTTGGAAGAGAATTCGAAACATCCTCCTGAACGGACTGTCACTCAGGCAAATATCAAGACCGAGCACTCGGTACCGTTGAATGGAAACCAAAAGAAACGACGTGGTTCTGCTAGCCCTTGCACCCTGGCGCCCAGAAACGTAAAACGTTTGCGCAGTTCGGGTTACGATACTGAGAATGATAACTCGTCAAACAATAATGTCCTTGAGACTGGAAAGCACTCTAATGCGACACATACCAGGAAGAAACAGTCCAGATGGAAGAAACGGTACCTACAGGGTGGCGTACTGCAGGATTTCAGCAAAGACTGCGAATCGAAGACGAGGAGTGGTGCCAGCGGAACTGTAGAGACTTCTGGAAAGAACAAAATGGTCAGTGAAACAAATGATGCTGCTTCTGCTGTTCTTCTATCGGCTTCATATCAGTGCGGCAAATTCTTGCGCCAGAGGAAAATGTCGTTCCAATTGCGGTACGATTTATGGTGGTTACATGCGCAGTCTAGATTGCCTGGCAGAGAATCAGTACCATCTTGGAACTACAA AAAAATTCGTATGAACGTTTACTACGATGTGAAACCGACCACACTCTACGAGGCTCAAGCATGCGAATGCAAACCGGAAAGCGGATGCGGTGACGACTGCATCAATCGCATGGTTCTCAGTGAATGTTCTCCACAACTCTGCCCATGCGGAGACAAATGCGAGAACCAAAAAATTCAGAAGCACGAATGGGCACCTGGTCTGCAAAAATTCATGACAGAGGACAAAGGTTGGGGCGTAAGAACCCAGCAAGCCATTAAGTCAGGGGTCTTCATCCTTGAGTACGTGGGAGAAGTCGTGTCCGAGAGAGAATTTAAGTCTAGAATGGCGACTAG GTATGCAAACGATACCCATCACTATTGTCTGCACCTTGATGGAGGTCTAGTAATCGATGGTCACCGAATGGGAGGCGACGGACGCTTCGTGAATCATTCCTGCGAGCCTAACTGCGAAATGCAGAAGTGGAGTGTCCACGGGCATCCGCGTATGGCTCTGTTCGCCTCCAGAGACATCAAGCCAGGGGAAGAATTAACTTACGATTACAATTTTGCCTTGTTCAACCCATCCGAAGGACAGGAATGTAGGTGTGGTAGCAGTGCCTGTAGGGGTGTGATAG GTGGAAAGAGTCAGAGAGTTCCAAAAACAGTTGTTCCCCTTCCATCTCAATTAGAACCAACAGAAAGACGGTCGGTTGGTAGACCAAGAAAGAATGTGCGTAAATCGAACACTGTGCAGTCTGTCAACTCGAAAGGCATTTGCAAATCGCGAAAAGTAGGCGACTCGAGTCTGTTCCATGCTCCTGCATTGAAACCGATGTCACATCAGCAACGATGCTTCGCGCAACAGCATCATTGCTTTCTGCTGAGGAACTTGGAGAAGGTGAGGCGGGTAAAATCATTGGTGAACCAAGTACAAATGCAAAACGGCAAGGCAAAGTTCGGCAACACTGGTACCTTCAAAGAGAAGAGTCCTGGCGATGCGAAAATCCAATCGGACGCGTTCTTCTCGCAATTAACTGCCCTGACCAACACCAACACGCGAACGGTGCGGACGAGGAGATTGGCACAAGCACAAGACGATCCGGAGGTGCATAAAACCGCGAAGCTGGCAAAG gTGTTGAAAGACTTGTACAGTGTCGTGGCAACAGCCAACGATGAGAATGGGCAATTGCTGTGCTCACCGTTCATAACATTGCCCTCGAAGAGAAAATTACCGGATTATTACGAGAAAATATCAGATCCCATAGACTTAACTACGATCGATCAATGCATTGGAACAGGCCACTATAAAACCGCTGAGCACTTTGATCACGATATGATCAAGCTCTTCGACAATAACGTCCGGTTTTTCGGTAGAACCTCGGAATTGGGTATTGCTGCGGCCAGATTAAGGAAATTGTATCTTGGGAGTAAACCTGATTTCGTAAACGCGATAACAGAGGCCATAGGTTGTCCTCCTTCTCAAGGATTCTTACCTCCTAGAGGATCTACTGCTGGGGAGGAAGACGTTATTAGGTGTATATGCGGTTTACATAG GGACGAAGGTCTGATGATACAGTGCGAGCGTTGTCTTGTCTGGCAGCATTGTGATTGTGTAAAAGCCGACACTAGCATCGACTCATATTTATGCGAGAGATGCCAGCCACGTCCTGTTGATTTGGAAATACCTCTAGAAGgagacgaggaggaggaaggcAAAAAGCACTACGTCACTCTAATGCGCGGCGATCTTCAGCTCAGACAAGGGGACACGGTGTACGTGTTGAGAGACACACCGGAGAAACATACATACAAAACTATTCAAAAACCTGATTACGAACAAATGGACATCTTCCGAATCGAGAGACTTTGGAAGAACACAGT ggGGGAAAGATTCGTTTTCGGTCACCATTATCTGAGACCTCATGAGACCTACCATGAACCCACCCGAAAATTCTATGAGAACGAGGTGGTTTGCGCTCCTCTTTACGAAGCAGTACCATGCGACTTAGTTGCTGAACGTTGCTGGGTTCTTGATCCCCATACTTATTGCAaag GCCGACCGGTTGGATCCACGCCTGAACACACATACGTATGCGAGTATCGTGTCGACCGCGCTGCTAGACTTTTCACTAAAGTAGCCAGAGCTAGACATCAGGTTTGCACGAAACCATACGCTTTCGAAACTTTTCCACAACGTATTAAGCATTACCGGACGTATttg CCTCACAGTCTCGAAGGGATACAAGTtggtaataaaatgaataaagataaaaagaaaatgagtAATCAGGATCTCGATTCTAATCAAAAGTCGGAGTCGAGTGATAGCTCGAAAACACATGGCAAGGATCAACAGAAATCTTCTACGAGCAAGGGTAGACGACGCTCAAATGAAATCTTATCTATACACACACCTGCGACGTCCTACGCTcaggtaaatattttattattctccagttttttttttacgacaACGcatattaattcttgtttgCAGAGAGAAGAGCAAAGGCGGAGATTAAATAACATCTTAATCGGCTTGCTGCAAAAAATGCCCAACAAGAAAGATCCATTGGATTTGTCGTTCTTGTTGGAGAGGAACAGACGAAATCGGAAGAGGCCCGGTGGATTAAATCCGTGA